A part of Anabas testudineus chromosome 9, fAnaTes1.2, whole genome shotgun sequence genomic DNA contains:
- the si:dkey-220o5.5 gene encoding actin filament-associated protein 1-like 2 encodes MDKQKVLAKLIWDLQSFLSVLDSENLSYIAQAQKKSISDLLSKLQTHDTPVEDAEYMIMSCPALSPSNELVDSPVTDRFQTSDLVSKQDSLVWLRNGNQGPAVPPHPPGGLGGDDEDTYEEAEPYVPADTTVSNTEKADSDSSHYESYGEEEDDDEGEGLVKDRAHYIQWSASQPCLRPIPESRLCGYLWRRKWLGQWTKQLFIIRNNVLLCYKCAQDLLPQLELSLHGCQLAYKSKSSRKIQHQLKLVLLGSETLVLGYNSFQQADEWRKVIEEVSVGGEAESSSLIRSDRPLSCRSSTVPTDSEDEKPSLRCSLDTDKGFLNVLMNCQWQSLACQVESGVLNMFADEEKDERGEVKRERSPQYTVQLRGCEVRAGPDTHHSFRITLSMLGDQVAVLEVSSSEEKERWMELLQDGAANHSHHDNSTQEHKGGALSGLQTRRFPTSNTYMDDPFHVRETGRDQIIYSNTSILEHMLRSSDEAVRCSSVPSRDSVTYSNTVFSGHNKKVAEVERGVQKLELTGKRTVQLRAGSEINLASAGKQNKRTSFRQSLAVCTERAQAGFLNPLLRRTASAKNTLRRAPSALFIEHGKVFQRRKEWETKAAA; translated from the exons TGCTGGCCAAGCTGATCTGGGACCTGCAgtcctttctgtctgttctggACTCGGAGAACCTGAGTTACATCGCTCAGGCTCAAAAGAAATCCATCTCTGATCTGCTGTCCAAACTGCAAACACACGACACCCCGG tggaAGATGCTGAGTACATGATCATGAGCTGTCCGGCATTGTCTCCTAGCAACGAGCTTGTAGACTCACCTGTCACAG ACAGGTTCCAGACCTCGGATCTGGTCTCAAAGCAGGATTCATTAGTCTGGCTGAGGAACGGG AACCAGGGTCCTGCGGTGCCACCTCATCCTCCTGGGGGTCTAGGAGGAGATGATGAAGATACCTATGAAGAGGCAGAACCCTACGTACCTGCTGACACGACGGTGTCTAATACtg AGAAGGCAGACTCAGACAGCAGCCACTACGAGTCGTACGGTGAGGAAGAGGACGATGATGAGGGTGAGGGGCTTGTGAAGGACAGAGCTCACTACATCCAGTGGAGCGCCTCCCAGCCCTGCCTACGTCCCATCCCTGAGTCCCGGCTCTGTGGTTAcctgtggaggaggaagtggcTTGGACAGTGGACCAAACAGCTGTTCATCATCAGGAACAACGTGTTACTG TGTTATAAATGTGCTCAGGACCTGCTGCCTCAGCTGGAGCTGAGCCTGCACGGCTGTCAGCTCGCCTACAAGTCcaagagcagcaggaagatCCAGCACCAGCTCAAACTGGTCCTGCTGGGCTCTGAGACACTGGTGCTGGGATACAACAGCTTCCAGCAGGCTGACGAGTGGAGGAAG gtgatAGAGGAGGTGAGTGTTGGAGGTGAAGCGGAGTCATCGTCTCTGATCCGATCAGACCGGCCGCTATCCTGCAGG TCCAGTACAGTCCCGACCGACTCTGAGGATGAGAAACCTTCACTTCGCTGCAGCCTCGACACAGACAAAG GTTTCCTGAATGTGCTGATGAACTGTCAGTGGCAGAGTTTGGCGTGTCAGGTGGAGTCCGGCGTCCTCAACATGTTCGCAGATGAGGAGAAGGACGAGAGAGGGGAGGTGAAGAGGGAGCGATCCCCTCAGTACACCGTCCAGCTCAGGGGGTGCGAGGTCAGAGCTGGACCCGACACCCACCACTCCTTCAGGATCACACTGAGCATGCTCGGTGACCAGGTCGCTGTGCTGGAG GTCAGTAGTTCAGAGGAAAAGGAGCGAtggatggagctgctgcaggacgGAGCTGCCAATCAcagtcaccatgacaacagcacacaggagcACAAAGGTGGAGCTCTCAG TGGGCTGCAGACTCGGAGGTTTCCCACCTCCAACACCTACATGGACGACCCCTTCCACgtgagagagacaggcagagaccAGATCATCTACTCCAACACCTCCATACTGGAGCACATG CTCCGCAGCTCTGACGAGGCAGTCCGCTGCAGCTCGGTACCGTCCAGAGACTCAGTGACCTACAGCAACACGGTCTTCAGCGGCCACA ATAAGAAGGTGGCTGAAGTGGAGCGCGGAGTTCAGAAGCTGGAGCTGACCGGGAAGAGGACGGTCCAGCTGAGGGCGGGCTCTGAGATCAATCTGGCATCTGCTGGGAAGCAAAACAAACGCACCTCTTTTAGACAGTCGCTGGCCGTCTGCACTGAGCGCGCTCAG GCAGGTTTCCTGAACCCTCTGCTGCGACGGACAGCCTCGGCTAAAAACACTCTGAGACGAGCTCCGTCAGCGCTGTTCATCGAACACGGGAAGGTTTTCCAGAGGAGGAAG GAGTGGGAAACCAAAGCTGCTGCTTGA